The sequence GACCGCCTACTATTAGATTGTTCATTTCATGAAGCATGTTTTTCTTCACCTTTTCCATAAATGCTGAATATGTTCTATTTCTCCCTCTCCTTGTCTTTCAACGTTTATAGGACATCTATTTGGTGATCGTGCATGCATGCAGTGTAGTGTGATTGACTCCAATAGGACTCTCTCCCCCTGTTGGAACACGGATCTCGCCCCCGTGCACCAAACACCTGTATCTTTCCTGCCACACTATTGTATCTCTCCGTCTCTACTTCTGCCTCCACTCCGGCACTGGCCATCACTGGCGTGGggcggtgccaccggagaagctaAGAAACATCAATTTTTTGGCTAGGTGATCTACAATTTTCAACTATCAACATACATTTTTCTTCTCAAATGAATATCAACTTATAACTTCAAAAACTGGAGCTTTCAACTCCATGAACACCCAACTCCCAGCCCAGTGAAAACCAACTTCACTTACAAAAGCAGTAACTTCCTACTCGAGGAATACCAATTTCTGACTCAACTAGTCGCATCCAACTTGATGAAACCAACCTCTAACTTGAAAAACACAGTAGATCCAAGAACGGCAGGGGGTGGAGCACACAGCTCCTAAATCGTGGTGTGAGTGACCCTCATTGAGGCGGCAGTGGGTGGGTGCTTTCATATCGGCGAGAAAATTGTTTATCTATGGATCCATATTGCGGATGCCCAGCGCGAGAGGCGATTGGGAAGCGGCCCAGCAGGTTAGGGGCATGACGGTGGGGACAATGATCCAGAGCCTTTGTGTGTGGTACTTGCAAAGGTATGGCGTGAGTGGTGGGCTGGTGGCCTGGTTGTtggagataaggtagaaagaaaaTGGAAAGTACAAACCAGTGTCCATGGGAGAAAAACGTGTTGTTTCTGTCTGGCTGGGTGGGTGTGTTTGAAATTGATCACCACAGTGACCATGCGCCAACTTATGATGCTCgtaatgttttttttttgaaatttcgttAACCAGAACGGCCAGCCAAGTCGCTGGCAATCAATGCATGAACAAGGTCTGGCGCTCCATCTGGCCACAAGGCTGAGGATGCATGGCCCATTCGTGCACCGTGAGCAGCTAGAGAATCTGCTACCTTATTACAGCCCCTTGGGCAAAGAACAATCTCAAAAAAAGAAAAGTTTAAACGAGCAAGAACTTTAATCTCTCGGAAGATGACACCTATGGCAGAGCGATCCTGGGCCGTTCCTTTAATCGCCTGCACGAGCGTTGTGGAATCCGTCTTGACAATCACCGACGCCATACCCAACTGTTGTGCAGCTTGCAAACTCTTCAGACATGCCACGGCTTCAGAATGCAACGGGTTCAGTAAATAGGGTATGTTACCTGCACCAGTGGCAACAGCCTGACCACTTTTATCTCCGATGATGAAACCAAAAACCCCATTTGAATCATCCTGTAAAGCATTCCCATCAACATTTATTCTGAGTAAATCATCAGCTGGTGGTTCCCACCTCTGCTCCCACTTAGTCTGCTTAGTATCCTTTACTTCCCTCAGGTTAGTACAATCAATCAGGCTTGTTTGGATTCGGTGGCACACACTATCTGTAGATCGTCCCTGCAAGTGGAACTCCACTGTATTCGGGAGGATAGCTATTTTATGTGATGAAAGACGGCGCGGAAGTACTAAAATAAGATTGTCTGTGATGGAATGTTCCTTATTCCAGTTGGTTCCTGGCCAGGATTTCTGATTTATCTCTAGCTATGGTGTTAAAAATATTTTTTCTTTCCAAACTCCAGGACTGTGATTTACGGTTCTGTTCCTTTCTTATAATTTGATAATGGGCAGGTCCTAAATTTGGTGCCGAAGGAACATGATGGCGAGAAGTTTGATCATGCCCTTGCTCGTGTGCGGCGTTGTGTTGGTGGTGGAGCTGAGGCAGATAATGCTGACAGTGATAGTGATATTGAGGTTGTGGCTGACAGGGTCTCTGTGAATCTCCGATGTCCGGTAATTACTCTGCCCATTAATGAGAATGTTTAGATGCGTAGATATTTGCTGATACTTGATCTGATATATCTGTTGCATCTGACCTCATGTCCATTGAATACCGAATATTGCATTTGCCACCTGATGGCCTGACATTATTTTATGTGTGAGCCATGACACCCAACGCTTAAATTTATTCTTCGAAAATTATCATACGTACTTTATATCATAATTGTCAACCCAGATGCTATTCAACAATCCCATAATGGCAATATGGTATTGTATGATCCATAGTATATTTTGCACTCCTTGACACAAAGTTAGCCATTATGTCTTTGTATGCTAGGTTCTGTAATATGTGCCTTCCTGAAAGCTAATTTATCTCGACAGATGACTGGTTCAAGGATTAAGATAGCTGGCAGGTTTAAACCCTGTGTCCACATGGGTTGCTTTGATTTAGAAGCTTTTGTGGAACTTAATCAACGTTCACGGAAGGTTTGGCTGTTTTTCGTAAATTGACCAATAATTCTCTTTCCCTTCTTTGCCTAATAAAACTACATGTTCCTGTCTGCAGTGGCAATGCCCAATTTGCCTGAAGAATTATTCTCTGGACAACATAATCATTGACCCATATTTCAACCGGATCACTTCGCTGGTGAGTTCATAGTGAAAATGATGTACATGTTCAAGTCTACATTAGTCCATTATGCATTATTTTGCCGACACTGTTGCATTTTTGTGGTCCAGATCCAAAGCTGTGAAGATGATGTATCTGAACTTGATGTCAAGCCTGATGGTTCCTGGAGAGTTAAGGGTGGAGCTGAACTGAAGGATCTTACGCGGTGGCATTTACCAGATGGTACTCTCTCTGTAGCCACCAACATAGGGTCCAAGATCAACACAAGTATTGTAAAGCATGAGATTAAAGAGGAGTCTCTGTCTGACCAGCTGGGCTCCCGTATCAAGTTGGGAATTAGAAAAAACAACAACGGCAAGTGGGAAATTACGAAGAGAGGGGATGTTAACTCGACACAATCTTCTGATAGTGACCACCCAGAGCACTTTAAAAATGGAAACTTTATTACTCCTACAAGCAATAATGATCATGAGGACACTGAAGATTTGGAACCAGAACAATATGATTACCCTATGAGCAATGTACACGATCTTGATTCTTCTCCTATAGATGAACATGTCCCTGCAGTATCAAGAGAGCAAGATATAATAGTTCTGAGCGACTCTGATGATGATAACGTCACGGTGTTGTCTCCTAATGCTTTGAATTCCAGCTCAGCAGATGACACTGGAGATCCATTTCCACCCAATCCACCTGAAACTAAAGGAACGTGTGAGGAACAACCTGGAGGTGGTCTAGATGAGGCTTCATTTCTTATGTTCAGCGAAGATTTTGATGATCTGGGACAACTCTCATTTTGGCAGCATCCTTCAAATCCGCAGGATGATCCTGCCTTACAGTTGACAAATAATCTAGGTGAAGTGCAAAACAACACTGCCAACCATCAACCTCTGCATGagccagtagcagcagcagcaaacCTACTGGAACATGGACATAATAATTGCATTGATGAAAGCCAAGCATCGGTTGCAAGGAATTGCGTTGATGAAAATCTAATTACTGCCAAGAAGAATGCGTCTCAAAAAAGGAGGAACCCTGAGGATGAAATAACAGCTTTAGATGGTAAGGCACAGAAACTAACCCTTCTGGTTTCTACAGTTCTATTATTTGTGATTTCTCCATCCATCACAACTTACTCTAGATACTCCTTCAGGGGACTAGAATTGAAGTATGGTTGCTGCTCCTACTATTGTTGTTAGATCAAACTATTTAGCAAAATGTTAACATGTTAGTgtaagttactccctccgtcccaaaatataagaaggtttttgacactagtgtagtgttaaaaacattcttatattttgggacggagggagtacttgatagTTCCATTTGGTGTGAACACAGTGATTTCCCTTGTATAATTACACTTCTACATTTTCACAGGTAGACTTAATGTTTGATTCCTCGTGTGCAGCTTCAGTTGTGGATGATGACTTGCCTGGGGAGAGACCTGGTGGTCCTTTGTCACTGGCTCGGCAGCAACGGGCAGTTCGTCCAAGATTGGTACTAGCAATCGATTCAGACTCTGAATAGCAGCCTATGTTGTCCATTGTCTGGCGTGAGGCGTACACTGTCTCCTCCGTGGAATGATCACTGAAGTTTAGTTTGTGATCCTTTGGTCCGTCTGGCCTGTCTTGAGAAAGGGCGCTATCTGATTAGTTTGTGATCCGTTCGTCCGTCTTGCCTATCTTTGAGAGGAGGAACGCAGTGGCCAGTGGCATCTATAATTCAAATTGTCCTGGGAGCTGCAAGGAAGAGGCATTTAAAAAGAAAACTGGAGCTGATCTCGTAGGCCCTATAATCTAGCCAAGAGTGTAAAGAGATCCATTGTGTAGGCAATTTTGTTTTTTATAGCAATAGCATAGCAGGAACTAGAAATGGCAGTTGATGTACATATGGTTGATTGCTTTTCCATTCATTCAAGTGTTAGTCCTGATAGCTGAAAGAAGAGAGGGATGATGTCCCGTATTTTAACTCTTATAACTTATAAGGTGCATTTCATCATCGTTGGAGCCTCAGCCCAGACCCGATTTCTATAGCCTTAAACGATTGCCTTGTATATTATGGGACGGACGGAGTTGTTTTTGTCATCAAGGTGTCCTGAACCTAGATTTTCGTTGCAGGCTCTTTTGGACCATTGTGTTGTGCTTTTGACGAAATGCAGCAGGCACTGCCTTTCATTCGTTAAAGAGGGAAAAAGGACAGGTTACATGGTATAGAGGCCATTGTCAAGTGACCAAAACGGAAGAGAAAAGGCAAACACTATTAAACCCATTAAGCTATGCGTGAAGGACGTCCAACCAGTTATGTCATGTGGCGTAAGCTGGTTGGCTGTGGTGAGAaatcttttgaattttttttagatGAGGGTGTGGGTTATTTTTTAAGTGTATTATTTTTAGATGAAGGTGAGGACCTCAGGTATTTTTTAAATGGAGGGTTATGTAAAGTGACACTCGTTGGTAGGCAGCGGcggtatttttcttcttctttttacttcttttttagatgaacGTGAGGATTTTTTTTCTGAGATGTTTTTTTAGCCGAAGGCGAGGATTCTatgtatttttttaaatgaaaatatGCGCGCAGTTTTGTATCAAGCGGTGCCACAGGATGGGGCCCCAACCACTAGTGGTTATGATGAGTAGGAGGCTGTTGTGGATATGATCTCCACCTGCTGCGTCAGGGAGAGAGCATAGCATGGTGGTTTGCTGCATAGCCCTCATCACTTGCATGCACCCGTGCCACCCAAATTGTAAAGGTAATGGAAAATGACGCATCCCAACCTGGCACCGCAGAGCTACCTCTCAGACGGCGCGTCATGGGCGCGCCCCAACCTTAAATCATGTTTGGATCTGTCTCAACAAGGATATGAAAGAATTACCATCACTGTAGCTGGATATCATATAGGATATAGTGGATACATACTTGCTATGGTTTTCCCATTATAAGGTATAACTGTCGCAGCTATACCGGGCaattgttgatttgttattgtccCTTGTTTGTCTTACATTTATCCTTCCACTATGAAGCAGACCAAAATTGTCATACATGGACAATTACTATATATGTGCTATGTACTTTCTGCAAATCCCACGCCACTAATTTCCGGTAAACCCACACTACTAATTGATATtgtatactcccttcgtcccataatgtaatgtaagatgttttttgacatttcgtttcataatgtaagacgttttttgacactagtatagtgttaatatgagacagagggagtacaatatatGAGGGCTCATTTCACTAGGTTGTTCTTTGACTAAATCATCCTAATTATTGTACTGTACTGAGCGCTTGAATTATCGTATTGATTGGAGCAAGGCGACTATAGCGGCAAGATCTTAAAAGTGGTTCTTAGTGGTGTACCTGCTGTAGGTGATCAATTTGGTCTAGGTTGGATTTTTCTTTTATCTTTGTGATTGCATTTCTGAAAATCGGTTCAAAAATAATGATGCATATTCATTCCTGACAtttgatgcctagatgtttgattATAGACCGTACAAGTCGATGTTATTCTTTCGAAGTTCGAAAGTCAAACTACTTACATCATTGTTTCTACATTTTATGTGTTTCTCTATGAAAACATAATTGTGATGTTGGTAGTCCAGGAATAATGCATCCAGTGCAAGAATTCTTATGGATCAATGCACATAACAGTTACGCAGCAAACCTTTCTCTATAAAGTTCAAATTATATACATTGAAAATTCTGAAGTGGGTCAGGTTTTGTACCTGTTTGCTAATATAGATCGACTTTAGTATTTTGCATGGTTTATAATGTAATTTATGGATcaatatttttgcataaagctccCCTTTGGACTGTAGTTTTCTTCTGCTGCAGTTGTGTTGCATTAGTTGCCCAACATAAAAGCTCTAAGATTTGTCACATGTTTTCATGCCAATAATTTTTAAGCTGCCAATAATTATACTTCATGTGCTTTAATGAGGAATTCATTTAGCAAATGATATTTTCATGCAGAAGTCAATATTTTTTGCAATTTAAAAGTGCCTTATATTTGCATGTAAATTATTTGATGTCACAATATGAGCCTTTAGGTCCTTATCTGATATATTTACATACCCTCCTCCTTTTAGCTCTCGGTCTGAAATAAAAGTGAATTCTTATTGGAAATACACATGATTCTTTCCATATGGCAGTGGTAGTTCAAGGATTAGTTCTTAACTGCTTATGACTTATTACCGAGTACTTCTACTTAATATTTCTTATTATTTGTTGTCAAATAGACCTAAAGACACCATATTTATTTTTGTTAATAATCATTGACTTGATATTAGAGCTTTGACGTCTCAGTTTATATTAGAGCTTTCTCGTCtcactttatggttgtctcttggGTAATTCGGGCACATAAATCAAGCCAAAGATATGAACTGTAATGCATTTGCAGGCAAGGGAGCACGTCCAGATGTCGTATGAGAAGAAGTGCGCGCAGCTGAGGACCCATGATGCCAATGGTGTGGAGCCGTTCACCATCGAGAGGACCAGGGCTGCGGCTAGGGACCtctggaccaagctcaacatcTCTGCCCCCTTCGTCGACGACGTGTCCTGAAGGGTCCTTGACCTCCGCGACGACTCATCTGAATGTACATGTATTTATTATAGTGTGCTCGACCTGTCCCCCTAAAAACCCTGATGCTCCAGGTGTTTGATCAGTGTTTGTTGTTGCTGTGTTGTATGTACAAGTTGGCAAGGATGTGGCGAGTCATTGGTGACGTGCACCGGGTGATGAAGCGCACATCAGATGAGGTTGAAGTGAGGCATCAGAGGCACGCCGGCCAACACATGAGGTAATTTCTATTGTTGTATCTTATGTTTCCAGGCAGCTAGATGCTTCTATCGACTCATGGCATTTTAGTTTCTTTCTCACGTGGTGCATCATTATAATAAGTTTATCAAAAATTGCATGTATGTGTTATCTAGATCCAAAAAGGAAATCGAAGGGGCGTTCCTACCTGGCACCGCCCAGTACATTCTCTGAATATGTTGCATTTGCACTGCTCTATGCTCTCTTCTAAAATATAATTTGTACTACGAAGTACACAAACTAACATATGCTCTCTTGTAAAATACAGATTGAATCTGAGCCAATGACCTATCCTCAGGGCCTAGAGAAACTATTTGTGATGTATGTTATGAAGACTGGATTTTGCAAGTTATTGAAAGATGCAAGTTTCtaatggggaacgaagcatgaaaatcaaaaaaattcctacgaaaacccaagatctaggagaagcatagcaatgagaggggagagtgtctacgtaccctcgtagaccaaaagtagAAGTGtatataacacggttgatgtagttgtactcctcgcgatccgatcacgatccaaccgatctagtgccgaacggacgtcacctccgagtttagcacacatgcgGCCCGAtaacgtctcctcctccttgatccagcaagagaaggCGGAGAAGTAGATGAGATCAAaaccaacacgacggcgtggtggtgatggtggtggtggagctagttcagcagggcttcgccaagcgctactagaACAGGGACGGAGGAACTACGGAGTaacaagagagagaggggcgccaagggcttggtgtgtcctcttggggtgccccctcccctctatatataggtggaggggcgtggggaacaacccctccaagccctagggtgcaaccaagggggagaggacttgggctccaagtccaatcctattcctactaggactccctttttttccttccctagccacatgggcttttgaggacttggtgcgcctagcccaataaggccagggtgcCTTCCCTCAGCTCATGCCAGCCCTTGCCtcatggtggacccacttgtggactttcggacccctccggaatcctctggaaccttctagaagcttcacgGTACAATAacgaaaaaactgcacctttttccggaacccaaaatatgacttcccatttataaatctttacccctcgaccattccgagactcctcgtgacgtccgggatctcattcaggactccgaacaacattcggttaccagtCATCAATTATCCCATTACTATTCTAgtgtcaatgaacgttaagcgtgcgaccctgtgggttcgggaatcatgtgtcgtgaccgagacacctctccggtcaataaccaatagtgggacctggatgcccatattgattcctacatattgcacgaagatcttttatcggttgaaccacgatgtcaaggattcggttaatcccgtatgaattccctttgtccggcgatatgttgcttgcctgagattcgatcgtcgatatctccataCTTAGTTAGTTACAAGCTACAAGGTTCACTGAGGGTCAAAAGACGACTACCCCGGCCATTTCACCCTTTGATTCCTGCATGAAGCCAGGGTCGGAGCTCTTCCGAGATTGAAGTGCAGGTGCTCAGAAAGTCGCAGGCCTTCAGGTTGAAGATCCTAGTATTCCTCTTTTTTCAGGTCATCTACCATATGGTCATGCAAAGCCAAGAGAACTCATGTCAGATGTTGCACATGAAGTATCTCCAAGGTTTGCAACCACCACTCTATCAAGCTAGCCATGTTGAATCCAGGCCTCAAGTCGAAAGAGTATTTATAATTTGTTAGAAAGAAACCCCATATGCCACCAGCGTAAGGGCAAGTGCCAAACAGATGCACATCTGATTCAACTCCAATATTTCATATGGGGCAGACTGGGTTGTGAGACCATTTGCGCTTAGCAAGGTTGTCAGCCGTCAAGGCATTTGTTTTGAACAAGCCAGGCATTTTTTTTACCTTAGGCGGTATTTTGATCTTCAAATCAGGTCCGATAGGGGCGACTGAATTCTTCCATTGAACTGACATAGATACACAGATTTTGCAGTGTAGCAATGATCAACAGTCCACTTCCATATAATCATGTCCTGTTTTTCAGATAAAGCAATGATTTCGGTGCGGTGCCAGAGGTCCACATACTTGTGTTGTGCTGATTGGTACAACTTGCAAAATGATATTATACTATGGGACATAGCGAGTATATTTTATCAGTCCTGATAAGATTGAGTTCCATGGTACCATCTCTCACGTTTTGCATTGCACTTGATTTTTGTGTGACCTTTCGATAACCTTAATTCATTCCTTGCAAATAATAGTACTAGTAACAGTGTTAGGAAAAGGATGTACGTGTGTGCTCAAGAGAGAACACTAATAACTGTCAGATGCATTCATAAACCAATAATTCTATTCATCAATATGGGTGCAACTACTCCCTTTGACATACTTATGTTTAAAATATAAATTAAAAGCTATATAACCTTC comes from Triticum aestivum cultivar Chinese Spring chromosome 5B, IWGSC CS RefSeq v2.1, whole genome shotgun sequence and encodes:
- the LOC123111424 gene encoding E3 SUMO-protein ligase SIZ2 isoform X2, yielding MANGSMIKCDNPQCNVWQHVGCVIISEKSAESVPQELPSSFYCDICRINKADPFWVTINHPLLPTSIAPSKIATDGSYTIQYLEKTFPLSRANREMLQKAEYDIQVWCILLDDQVPFRMQWPLHSDMQINGVQVRVVNRQPTQQLGANGRDDGLVLTEYCKEGPNKIVLSRSDSRMFSLGVRIAKRRSLQEVLNLVPKEHDGEKFDHALARVRRCVGGGAEADNADSDSDIEVVADRVSVNLRCPMTGSRIKIAGRFKPCVHMGCFDLEAFVELNQRSRKWQCPICLKNYSLDNIIIDPYFNRITSLIQSCEDDVSELDVKPDGSWRVKGGAELKDLTRWHLPDGTLSVATNIGSKINTSIVKHEIKEESLSDQLGSRIKLGIRKNNNGKWEITKRGDVNSTQSSDSDHPEHFKNGNFITPTSNNDHEDTEDLEPEQYDYPMSNVHDLDSSPIDEHVPAVSREQDIIVLSDSDDDNVTVLSPNALNSSSADDTGDPFPPNPPETKGTCEEQPGGGLDEASFLMFSEDFDDLGQLSFWQHPSNPQDDPALQLTNNLGEVQNNTANHQPLHEPVAAAANLLEHGHNNCIDESQASVARNCVDENLITAKKNASQKRRNPEDEITALDASVVDDDLPGERPGGPLSLARQQRAVRPRLVLAIDSDSE
- the LOC123111424 gene encoding E3 SUMO-protein ligase SIZ2 isoform X1 — protein: MEPESADDAALAGCKDKLKHFRIKELKDVLHLLGLSRQGKKQELVDKILAILCDQQDQVSQLNGLTKKPAVEKETVLKIVDETFRKLHSPANSAAASPNQIDSGQSVKPKKKLNGSAQKDVKVRCPCGSSMANGSMIKCDNPQCNVWQHVGCVIISEKSAESVPQELPSSFYCDICRINKADPFWVTINHPLLPTSIAPSKIATDGSYTIQYLEKTFPLSRANREMLQKAEYDIQVWCILLDDQVPFRMQWPLHSDMQINGVQVRVVNRQPTQQLGANGRDDGLVLTEYCKEGPNKIVLSRSDSRMFSLGVRIAKRRSLQEVLNLVPKEHDGEKFDHALARVRRCVGGGAEADNADSDSDIEVVADRVSVNLRCPMTGSRIKIAGRFKPCVHMGCFDLEAFVELNQRSRKWQCPICLKNYSLDNIIIDPYFNRITSLIQSCEDDVSELDVKPDGSWRVKGGAELKDLTRWHLPDGTLSVATNIGSKINTSIVKHEIKEESLSDQLGSRIKLGIRKNNNGKWEITKRGDVNSTQSSDSDHPEHFKNGNFITPTSNNDHEDTEDLEPEQYDYPMSNVHDLDSSPIDEHVPAVSREQDIIVLSDSDDDNVTVLSPNALNSSSADDTGDPFPPNPPETKGTCEEQPGGGLDEASFLMFSEDFDDLGQLSFWQHPSNPQDDPALQLTNNLGEVQNNTANHQPLHEPVAAAANLLEHGHNNCIDESQASVARNCVDENLITAKKNASQKRRNPEDEITALDASVVDDDLPGERPGGPLSLARQQRAVRPRLVLAIDSDSE